GTATTATGAGGATTTATTTTAAGCTGGAGCTGATTATTTGAACTTGGAGCGGTTCACTTGGTTGCtataataaattgaaatgtAGATTCACATACCATTATTTGCAAATTCGGCTTAGGTTATTAGGCGTTAATAAATCAtcatttaatattttttaagttaatatttttatttaggAGGCTTAACTTACTATAAATAActatatttgtttatgaGCATAAAGTTGGTCATGTAAACAAAGGGCTCATTTGTTTATACTTTATGTGATGAGGAATATATTCCAAGCACACAACTCTACAcactttaatttttgcaCAATAGCATTGATgctcaattatttttaaaaccacCTACAGAGGTTATCAGAATTTTGGATAATATGGAGTTATTGACATTTACTTGTTGCCCTTTTGAAGGACAAatgcaacaaaaaaaaagacgtTTTGATGCTAATCTAGTACAACTACAAGAATCTGAACATAGAAATGACcaaataaatgaaacaGTGGATGCTGAACTGACTAACGAGTGCTGGAAATTATATATGCGACTAAAACCTTCTAATGAAGAAGTATCCAGGCGTCAACAATTTGTTGACAAGCTGCGCACTATTTTAAGTACCGAAATTAAAGATGCTAAATTGGATCTCTTTGTATTCGGATCCACTGAGAACAATTTGGCTATACAACAGTCGGACGTTGATGTGTGCATTATCACCAATGGTAGCAAATACTTAAACTCAACATGTCAATTGGCTCAATTACTTTACTCTTGTAAGTTATCAGTATGtctattttaattaagcTAACCAGGAAACAGATGGCATGAAACAAATTGTCTGCGTTTCAAGAGCACGAGTCCCTATAGTTAAAATTTGGGATCCACAGTTTGACATACACTGTGacttaaatattaataacGACGTGGCAAAGATTAATACTAAGATGCTTCGTCTCTTTGTCTCAATCGACCCGCGAGTACGGCCACTAGGATTAATTATCAAGTATTGGGCAAAGCAAAGGGCCCTATGTGATGCTGCAGGCAGCGGAACAATTACATCTTATACAATTTCTTGTATGctggtaaattttttgcaaacgAGAAATCCCCCAATCCTACCTGCAATGCTCGATTTAATGAGTAATGatgataataaaatgtttGTTGATGACATTGTCGGGTTCAAGGAGAAAGCAACTCTCAACAAAACATCTTTAGGGAGACTTTtaatagattttttttactactATGGATTTTCGTTTAATTATCTGGACTCAGTGGTATCTGTGAGATCGGGAACTGTACTGAACAAACAGGAAAAAGGTTGGGCCATGGAGGTGAACAATTCTTTATGTGTCGAAGAGCCTTTCAATACTGCTCGAAACCTTGCAAATACTGCTGACAATCCTAGCGTCAAAGGACTTCAGAGTGAATTTCAGCGGGCATTTCGACTTATGAGTGAGAATAATGCATGCGAAAGGTTGTGTAAAATATGCGAAGAATATCAATTCCTAGATATTACCAATGAGGCAAATTATGGGAACACGAATACTCCTTTCAATACCGCCTATGAATCATTTGGTTGCAATCATACTGTTTTACCTGAAGCTGCTGCATATCCAAAACCTTATTATCCTCCTCAAATTACCCTATCCGATGGAGGAAATATGAACTTTCTCTACTACATACCGGATGAAAGTAACCATCAAAGCTATGAAAACAAAGCGAACAGAGATTCGGACTTCCAGGGCCAGACCTCGTTGACACAAGGTTCAGCTCCTCCATGGCACTATATTCCATGTCAATCCTGGTTAGTATGGTACCCATCTGAAGATGCATCAAATCCTGCGTCCGGAAATTAATTCAAGCAATGCACCAAGGAagtaaaagcaaaatcCGAGAATGTTTCCTAATGGTTAAGACATAACGAACAAGTAATTAtgaacaagaaaaagaaaaaaaaaattaaagagaaATAGCGTTTAGTATTTAATGGaatttgaataatattttcGAGCGAAGTGCTAAACGCATAattaagaaataaataaataaattggaaaaagattgccaaagtaaaattaatgagATAACTTTGcaatattaatatttaagCACAAAATCATAACAACTGTGCCATAAATAGCCAGTCCAGCAGCGAAGGCCCTGGAAATTCGTAACTGTAGAGGGCTGCTATTACCTGGGGAGGCAACTTTAtgagagaaaaaataatacaaaGATCCAGGAagaataaatgaaataaaagtaCTACCGGTACTTCCAACAAAAGCTAAGACCATTTCAAGAGAAGACAGCAAAAGAGCCAGAGAGTGAGTAAATAACAATATGCATAATGTTATTACGGCATGATAACCATCACTCATATCATGAGCAGAATAAGAGCGACGTATAGCTTGGTAAACAGAGTTTCTGCATGGATGGCATTGAAGGGGATAACTAAAAAGGACTAGTACAACAATAGCGAGCTTTCCACCAATAATCCAAATACTGGTATTATCGTACATTGCGATAATATTACCTGATGCCAGAGATCCAAATGAAAGATATCCCGTAATAGCCACAAGCAAGTACAAAAGCGTAGAAGAAATAATAGCAGTAAACATAGTAAAATTGACGAACCCTTGAGAGAAATTTCTGACCTCATTTATTACACTGAAAGCATTTTGATGGCAAGTGAAACCGAAAACGAAAACGGGCAAAACAGATAAATAGCCAAAGCCAGACTCAGGAACAAAGTAGCGGATTTCTCCTTTTACAGTATCCCCGATGATAAAATGatacaaaacaataaacaCAAGGTAACAAAGAGCTATAAGGCTGATCACAGACGTATGCCGTAAAGAATCCAACCTCTTAAGAAACGAGAGTGGAGTAAGCACGAAAAGCGCAAAGACAATCCATGTTTGGCGCCTAAGGAACATTGGAGAAGAGAGACCAAGTGATGGAGCAATTTGGGGCATTAAATCGCCTACAATAACCAAATAGCTTACCGCTACACCGAAGCATTTAACAGCAATAGAAGCGTCAAAGACAACAGCCAAAGAGGGAAAGGTGTGCTTGGCAACAGCAGCAAATGAAGCCTTTCCCCTCGGGAGTCGTGCGGCGCATTGggaaacaaaatataatcctaaaaaagaagcgaATGCACTAAAGACGATGGTCAAACACCCAAACAACAGACCAGTCTTGGTAAACGCATTTGGTAAGGAAAGAATTCCAGCTCCCAAAATAGTATTGGCAAGGTTGATAACCGAAGAAAAGAACCCAGCTTTTCCAATATGGACGTCTGCTGGTCCAGAAGACAAAGGACTATACCCAGACATAAATTAACCCAAACTAGgaatagagaaaaaatCTAGGAAGCTATAAAATTGGTGTTTTTAGGAACCAACTTTACGAATTACAATTAAGTACTAAGCGTATGAGTATGCAAACTGATcgattttttggaagaatcGTTCAAGaaagttattttaaaagaaaataagaaCTATgcaatataaaaaaaatggttctaaacaaataatagAACGTGGAATAAAAAACGCCTGAGAAATCGTAGAATAGAAATCAGCAGACAAAAAGAGACCAGCTcgataaattaaattgtaGAATCTATTCAGAAGCCCGATAAATAATAGGAAAAATTATAGTACACGATGTATTAAAGCACCTTCCCAGCTGTACGAGTGGAATGCTCGTTCTTGGTTGTTAAAAGAGATGAAATTACGATATACAGATGCGATATCGCTCTACTCTGGTTTGCCAGCAGATATAAAAGCaatgaaatattatttcttttcttactattactaaaaaaattgttaatattTATCACTATCATCTCAATTAATGAGTGACATGAGAAATTTATACCAAAATAGATATTTGTGGCACACGAATATTTTACCAACTTGAACACAGTATTAGCAGTAAATTAGagaattttgtaaattctgtagaaataaaacgaatttttcatagacatatatttatatcaaTAGAGCATTCGAAGTGGTGGAAGAGCAtacaattgattttttcatcgaataaatttcaataaaaagagaaaatttaGAATTATAACAATTTCTCACTGTCAAACGTTGATCACAAGGAtataaatagttttttattttatttcataaGTATCTAGTCAGTTGAATATAGTAtcgaagaaaaatacaatCAAATTTCATTGTTTTGTTCATGAATTCCCGGTGAACCGAGTAGCAGTTGCTTTTCTGACATTGCGAGGAAAAagccttttttaaaatgtaagATGTTTTTTAGTTTCAAAATATGCACATACGCCATTCTAAAGATTGCAGGAACATCGTAAAATGCGAATACATGGAGATAATACCAAATATCATGTCGATATTACAAAAcctcttttaatttataaaagcaGCAGCACCTTACAGAAATGATTTCACAACCTTCATAATACAGCTTATAATAATATGCATTCCCAAATCAAGTCAATTCTCATTTCAATAATAATTAGTACAGAGAGATAGCATAAAAAGTGGGTCAAACAAACCATACGTTTAATTATATGAAGTTTGAGATGAACATATAAGTTTCTTAATCTAATTCAACAGTGCTAAAGCTTTAGGAGACTTAAATAACCATTCCCAGACAAACCAGGTTCTCCGATGGTCAAGGGCAAATCAACGGGCAAAATGGGcctataaaaaaatgaaaggtGTTAAACTGTTTATGTTTACAAAGATAATTGggtttttatcaattttttttaattaactATCATTTCAATGCATTGGCAGTCTCCCTCTGGGCTTGAATCCTAGAATCCAACGTTTTTGCCATTCAACTATTTAACTATTACCAAAGTGCCATTACGACTTTGACCAAAAACATTCAATCACtaaatgaatataaaaaaacaaatttcccATACATTAATTACTTAAAGCGTGAAGTTTCAGCAATTCGCGATATATTTCATTGATGTTGTAGTTGGTAAATGTATTACCTATCTTCCAATCCTTCACCATTCCCCAAGCGCACAgcacaattttttaataaaacgaTTATTATACATTATGCCGAGTAATTCAACTCCCGctaatgaagaaaaagaggaagagtctgaaaaaattcagaaatCTCCCGTAGACACACCCCACACGCCTAATGGCTCAGTTTCCGATAATGAAGAGAATGAAACATCGAGTACTGGAGAAGTAACCCGCTGTGTTTGTGGAATTGTCGAATCCGACGATGAAGCTAGTGACGGGGGGCTGTATATTCAGTGCGATCAATGCTCAGTTTGGCAACATGGGAACTGTGTGGGATTTGCTGATGAATCAGAAGTTCCCGAGGTATATTATTGCGAAATATGCCATCCAGAATTCCATAAAGTATATCAAAGGGGCAGAGGGTAAGTGTTGATAACAGATGAGCTTAAGGATTTAAAATGGATTTACCACTGAATACCTAATGCTTTAAACTAATTGCAGTGGTTTCCAAATATCTCcattttattcttttttctcttctagcaattaaaaaaattgggttTTTCAACTATTGTTACTAACTTCGCCGCAGGGCTAAACAATCAAAGTATCTTGGAAATGGAAAACCTATAGAAGCCAGTCAAACAGAAGAATCTTCATCTACTCCCCCATCTCCGGCAACCAAAAAGTCGTCTAAGCAACGTCTTACTATGAATTCCAGAGACGCCGCTCTTGATTATGAAGAGTATCTTGCAATTGCTAAGGAAAAGTCACTAATACCGAGGAGATCTAGAGGGTATGGTCATTGATATTCATAGATGATATACTAACTGTTTTTAGGCGAACTTCATCGAAGTCTCTTTCTCCACCAGCTCCCCAAGATGAATCGCAAGGAACcgaaataaatttaaaacaaaaaattgaagaagagaaTGATGAAATTTTAGAAGATAGTAAGGAGTCGAAGGACGAAAACGAAGAGAATAAAGAAACCTCTACTACTAATGTCGCTGAAACGGATGCCCctgaagaagaaactgTAGATACGGTTGAGGAGATTGctgatgaagaaaagcaCTCAGTAAAAGAGGAGTCTGGAGAAGCATCCCCTCAAAGCTCACAACAATCTACCATTACTTCTATTTCGACCACTACTCGGTCAACGCGAAAAGCTAAACGTGAAGCAGCGGCAGAAGACAAAGCGGATCTTCCAGCAGCTGTCGCACCGAAGCcttcaaaaacaagaaaggtgggaggaagaagaggaaaatcTAGTTCGAACGATAATCACCGAATTCCTCAATTACATCCGGATGGAACGTTCGTAGAGACCATAACCAAGCCTAAGGGATTGCACTCAAGAATCACTATGACTGAGATGCGGCGAAGAGTTGCCTCTATGCTAGAGTATATTGGACATATTCAAGTTGAAATGGCAGCTCAGTCTGCTGGTAATCAATCATCCACAAAGTCATCGAAAGAAGGCCCAGAAGAAGAGAAGGAAACTCTTAGGATGGTAGACAATCTCACCAGGGATTTATTGCATTGGGAACAACGATTCAGTCGAACTTGATGATGCTGTGTACTGTGTGAATTTACATCagtaatattaaaaaaaagaagcaaaggaagaaaaaaggagaaagatGTGTTCAATTGAACATGTCAAcatacatatatttttacttttttat
This region of Schizosaccharomyces pombe strain 972h- genome assembly, chromosome: II genomic DNA includes:
- the cid11 gene encoding poly(A) polymerase Cid11 yields the protein MELLTFTCCPFEGQMQQKKRRFDANLVQLQESEHRNDQINETVDAELTNECWKLYMRLKPSNEEVSRRQQFVDKLRTILSTEIKDAKLDLFVFGSTENNLAIQQSDVDVCIITNGSKYLNSTCQLAQLLYSYGMKQIVCVSRARVPIVKIWDPQFDIHCDLNINNDVAKINTKMLRLFVSIDPRVRPLGLIIKYWAKQRALCDAAGSGTITSYTISCMLVNFLQTRNPPILPAMLDLMSNDDNKMFVDDIVGFKEKATLNKTSLGRLLIDFFYYYGFSFNYLDSVVSVRSGTVLNKQEKGWAMEVNNSLCVEEPFNTARNLANTADNPSVKGLQSEFQRAFRLMSENNACERLCKICEEYQFLDITNEANYGNTNTPFNTAYESFGCNHTVLPEAAAYPKPYYPPQITLSDGGNMNFLYYIPDESNHQSYENKANRDSDFQGQTSLTQGSAPPWHYIPCQSWLVWYPSEDASNPASGN
- the avt5 gene encoding vacuolar amino acid transmembrane transporter Avt5, with the translated sequence MSGYSPLSSGPADVHIGKAGFFSSVINLANTILGAGILSLPNAFTKTGLLFGCLTIVFSAFASFLGLYFVSQCAARLPRGKASFAAVAKHTFPSLAVVFDASIAVKCFGVAVSYLVIVGDLMPQIAPSLGLSSPMFLRRQTWIVFALFVLTPLSFLKRLDSLRHTSVISLIALCYLVFIVLYHFIIGDTVKGEIRYFVPESGFGYLSVLPVFVFGFTCHQNAFSVINEVRNFSQGFVNFTMFTAIISSTLLYLLVAITGYLSFGSLASGNIIAMYDNTSIWIIGGKLAIVVLVLFSYPLQCHPCRNSVYQAIRRSYSAHDMSDGYHAVITLCILLFTHSLALLLSSLEMVLAFVGSTGSTFISFILPGSLYYFFSHKVASPGNSSPLQLRISRAFAAGLAIYGTVVMILCLNINIAKLSH
- the cti6 gene encoding Rpd3L histone deacetylase complex PHD finger subunit Cti6, which codes for MPSNSTPANEEKEEESEKIQKSPVDTPHTPNGSVSDNEENETSSTGEVTRCVCGIVESDDEASDGGLYIQCDQCSVWQHGNCVGFADESEVPEVYYCEICHPEFHKVYQRGRGAKQSKYLGNGKPIEASQTEESSSTPPSPATKKSSKQRLTMNSRDAALDYEEYLAIAKEKSLIPRRSRGRTSSKSLSPPAPQDESQGTEINLKQKIEEENDEILEDSKESKDENEENKETSTTNVAETDAPEEETVDTVEEIADEEKHSVKEESGEASPQSSQQSTITSISTTTRSTRKAKREAAAEDKADLPAAVAPKPSKTRKVGGRRGKSSSNDNHRIPQLHPDGTFVETITKPKGLHSRITMTEMRRRVASMLEYIGHIQVEMAAQSAGNQSSTKSSKEGPEEEKETLRMVDNLTRDLLHWEQRFSRT